The following are from one region of the Halobacteriovorax vibrionivorans genome:
- the fliQ gene encoding flagellar biosynthesis protein FliQ, with protein MDFFSDIARQAVTVGLMISAPMLAGALIMGILVSIFQAVTQINEQTLSFIPKILVIVGALVLTAPWMTDQLTTFTKELIISIPQLVTGR; from the coding sequence ATGGACTTTTTTTCAGACATCGCAAGACAAGCAGTTACTGTAGGATTAATGATTTCAGCACCAATGTTAGCAGGTGCTCTAATTATGGGTATTTTAGTATCGATATTTCAAGCAGTTACTCAAATCAATGAGCAAACACTTTCATTCATCCCTAAGATTCTAGTGATTGTTGGTGCATTAGTGTTAACAGCACCATGGATGACAGATCAACTGACTACTTTTACAAAAGAATTAATCATCAGTATTCCACAACTAGTAACTGGTAGGTAA
- the fliM gene encoding flagellar motor switch protein FliM, whose protein sequence is MAQVLSQDEVDALLNAVNDGEADDFLGDGGDFDDEAEDENIQPYDLTNQDRVIRGRMPILEIIYERFIRSFRVSLSNSLRKISTISMISTDLLKFGEFVNTLPIPSCMCIMKFNELRGPALLVFESKLAYAIIDSYFGGTDRPFTKIEGKEFTAIELSFMRKVMDMAIADLEEAWAQVHRIDAQYVRTEINPQFVGVVPPSDVIIATTLEVEFESASGTIMIVVPYSTIEPIKQKLSSNYQTDNDMADSIWTSAMNEHIKDTKAEIVVKLGEAQMTVGDLLTLQSGDIIPLNQEASSEVKGTIQGVEKLQCLIGTYKGSRAVQVTHVDKTPKVSMDIEVE, encoded by the coding sequence ATGGCACAGGTTTTAAGTCAAGACGAAGTCGATGCTCTATTAAACGCTGTAAACGATGGTGAAGCAGATGATTTTTTAGGTGATGGTGGCGATTTCGATGATGAAGCTGAAGATGAGAATATACAGCCCTATGACTTAACTAATCAAGACCGAGTCATTCGTGGGCGAATGCCTATTCTTGAAATCATCTACGAAAGATTTATTCGTTCATTTCGTGTATCACTTTCAAATTCTTTAAGAAAGATTTCAACGATCTCAATGATCTCAACTGATCTTCTTAAGTTTGGTGAGTTCGTAAACACACTACCGATTCCTTCGTGTATGTGTATTATGAAATTCAATGAACTAAGAGGTCCAGCTCTTCTAGTTTTTGAATCAAAGTTAGCTTATGCAATTATTGATTCATATTTCGGTGGAACGGATCGTCCATTTACAAAGATTGAAGGAAAGGAATTCACAGCAATTGAACTTTCATTCATGAGAAAAGTTATGGATATGGCCATTGCTGACCTTGAGGAAGCTTGGGCACAAGTTCACAGAATTGATGCACAATATGTAAGAACAGAGATTAACCCACAATTCGTTGGGGTTGTTCCTCCATCAGATGTAATTATCGCAACAACTCTAGAAGTTGAATTTGAGTCTGCATCTGGAACGATTATGATCGTTGTTCCTTACTCAACAATTGAACCAATTAAGCAAAAGCTTTCATCTAATTACCAAACTGATAACGACATGGCAGATAGTATCTGGACAAGTGCAATGAATGAGCACATTAAAGATACGAAAGCTGAGATTGTTGTCAAACTTGGTGAGGCACAGATGACAGTGGGTGACCTTCTCACTCTTCAAAGTGGAGATATTATTCCATTGAACCAAGAAGCTTCAAGTGAAGTTAAGGGAACAATTCAGGGAGTAGAGAAGTTACAGTGTCTAATTGGAACATATAAAGGAAGCCGAGCGGTACAAGTCACACATGTTGATAAAACACCGAAAGTTTCTATGGATATCGAAGTAGAGTAA
- a CDS encoding MinD/ParA family ATP-binding protein — MSRNDLSTWLMSHRSDSDEISNLEDLNVKESLNLISDDCEIIAVGSGKGGVGKTTTALMLANELSSKGKRVLLIDCDYNLSNTAVKLGLPLNDNFYSLISNEKPFEECVYKLGNIDLLSGCNGNSDLFEKSFSHDKFIIDIIAEHRTEYDHIILDCPAGVNRETINLQAYSDYRFMVVNPDRSSITDTYALIKILNQKYNIKDNHLIVNKVESNQQYNKVVRSLVDTVSSFMQANLSVLGGVKNIEIPSDKFDHALLKTEKNSLSKYYTKIINKFSDEDDSRITPVILNGFSESGTSPQQLA; from the coding sequence ATGTCCAGAAACGATCTTTCAACTTGGTTGATGTCACATAGAAGTGACAGCGATGAGATCTCTAATCTAGAAGATCTTAACGTAAAAGAATCTCTTAATTTAATCAGTGACGATTGCGAAATTATAGCTGTTGGTTCAGGAAAAGGTGGAGTTGGTAAAACAACGACAGCTTTGATGTTGGCCAATGAATTAAGCTCTAAAGGAAAACGTGTTCTTTTGATCGATTGTGACTACAATCTTTCTAACACGGCAGTTAAGCTAGGGCTTCCTTTAAATGACAACTTTTACTCCCTTATTTCTAATGAGAAGCCATTTGAAGAATGTGTCTATAAATTAGGTAATATAGATCTTCTAAGTGGATGTAATGGTAATAGCGATCTCTTTGAGAAATCTTTCTCTCACGATAAATTCATTATCGATATTATTGCTGAACATCGTACTGAATACGATCATATTATTCTTGATTGTCCAGCTGGTGTGAATAGGGAGACGATCAATCTTCAAGCCTATTCTGATTATCGATTTATGGTTGTAAATCCAGATCGTTCATCAATCACAGATACATACGCACTAATTAAAATTCTAAATCAAAAATACAATATCAAAGACAACCATTTAATCGTAAACAAAGTAGAATCGAATCAACAATACAATAAAGTTGTACGTTCGCTCGTTGATACTGTTTCAAGCTTTATGCAGGCAAACTTGAGTGTTTTAGGTGGGGTTAAAAATATCGAAATTCCATCTGATAAATTTGATCATGCACTTTTGAAAACGGAAAAGAATTCCCTTTCAAAATATTACACAAAGATCATTAATAAATTTTCCGACGAGGACGATAGTCGTATTACACCGGTAATCCTAAATGGATTTAGTGAGTCCGGAACTAGTCCACAACAGTTAGCCTAA
- the fliN gene encoding flagellar motor switch protein FliN has product MSDQTELNNEVQGLENFNTMEVEKLADEIRAGDDAINKLKVQNLDFILDIPLKVTVELGRTEVIIKDLLQLGQGSVLELDKLAGEPLEILVNGKLVAKGEVVVVNEKFGIRLTDIISPIERIENLK; this is encoded by the coding sequence ATGAGCGATCAAACAGAATTAAATAATGAAGTACAAGGTCTAGAAAATTTCAATACGATGGAAGTTGAAAAACTTGCTGATGAAATTAGGGCCGGTGATGATGCGATTAATAAATTAAAGGTACAAAACCTAGACTTTATCTTAGACATTCCTCTAAAGGTAACAGTTGAACTAGGGCGTACAGAGGTAATTATTAAAGACCTTCTGCAACTAGGACAAGGTTCTGTACTTGAACTTGATAAGTTAGCTGGTGAGCCTCTTGAGATTTTAGTAAATGGGAAGCTTGTCGCTAAAGGTGAAGTTGTTGTTGTTAACGAAAAGTTTGGAATTCGTTTAACAGATATCATTTCGCCAATTGAGAGAATTGAAAACCTTAAATAA
- a CDS encoding FliA/WhiG family RNA polymerase sigma factor encodes MSSLAKKLKNLKDYRSTVDPKVKDEIVVEYAPLIKYIAQKIASRLPSNIELDDLISCGVIGLMDAIEKFDPTRDNKFKTYAEFRIRGAILDELRSQDWVPRSVREKAKTIDRAYQKLESELGRPATDDEMCKELECSKEEFHEMLNKAKSVSILNIDDSATFNRNDKRAMAGLNEDSKSMNPFTAVSNKNFRDKIKEGIEQLPEKQRLVLSLYYYEDLNLKEIGQVLDVTESRVSQLHTQAVMKLKAKLQNMFEGYEELVS; translated from the coding sequence ATGTCATCGTTGGCCAAAAAATTAAAGAATTTAAAAGACTACCGCTCAACAGTAGATCCAAAAGTAAAAGATGAAATCGTTGTGGAATATGCACCACTAATTAAATATATCGCACAGAAAATTGCTTCACGTCTTCCATCTAATATCGAATTAGATGATCTTATTTCATGTGGAGTTATCGGGCTAATGGATGCAATCGAGAAATTCGATCCAACTCGTGATAATAAATTTAAAACATATGCAGAGTTTAGAATAAGAGGAGCTATCCTTGATGAATTACGTTCACAGGACTGGGTACCTCGTTCAGTAAGAGAGAAGGCAAAGACTATTGATCGTGCTTATCAGAAGCTTGAATCAGAATTAGGTCGTCCTGCTACTGATGATGAAATGTGTAAGGAACTTGAATGTAGTAAAGAAGAGTTCCATGAAATGCTAAATAAAGCAAAATCAGTTTCAATCTTAAATATTGATGACTCGGCAACTTTTAATCGCAATGATAAGAGAGCAATGGCCGGTTTAAATGAAGACAGTAAATCAATGAATCCTTTTACTGCTGTTTCTAACAAAAACTTTAGAGATAAAATTAAAGAGGGTATTGAGCAATTACCTGAGAAACAAAGACTAGTACTATCACTGTATTATTATGAAGATCTAAATCTTAAAGAGATTGGTCAGGTATTAGATGTAACGGAATCACGTGTATCACAACTTCATACACAAGCTGTAATGAAGCTTAAAGCTAAGCTACAAAATATGTTTGAAGGTTATGAGGAACTAGTAAGCTAA
- the flhA gene encoding flagellar biosynthesis protein FlhA: MDGIFKRLKVLTENSDLAVAVGILAVLAVMIIPVPPIVLDLLLATTLSFSIIILLVSVYTKKPLEFSTFPAVLLVTTLFRLSLNVASTRNILLRSGSEGTSAAGEIIRSFGEFVVEGNFVVGIIVFIILVIINFMVITKGAGRVAEVGARFTLDAMPGKQMAIDADLNAGLINDAEAKQRRAEVAEEADFYGSMDGASKFVRGDAIAGILITAINVIGGIIVGVGQYNMNFSQAAETYTLLTVGDGLVSQIPALIISTAAGIIATRNTSEDNLGAQMSKQFKLHPKAILIAGCVLLIFSLIPGLPKLPFIVVGLALLFVSNKMENEIAQEKVAAESVVEDEKKSTPESLEDLLNLELVELEVGYGLVNLVDSSQNGDLLERITYMRKQFALDWGVIIPSVRIKDNLELAPGGYSLKIKGVEIAQGELVPDHFLAMDPGSVIEKIDGIETIEPVFGLPAVWITEDQKDDAGFNGYTVVDLSTVLATHLTEILRTNLHELFGRQELVRVLDNFKEHYPKIVADLVPDILPLGAVLKVLQNLLRENVSIRDLRTILESLSEYGVKIKDTDLLTENVRQSLYRTITESIKSPNGDLPIFTLDRKIEEQVAGNLIQTENGQQVSLDPRITQSILASLNEKIEEATNMGEKMVVLCSPVIRGHFKKLTEKFIPNLIVVSHNELSPDVNIRSLGTVRL; the protein is encoded by the coding sequence ATGGATGGTATCTTTAAGAGATTAAAAGTATTAACTGAAAACTCAGATCTTGCAGTTGCAGTCGGGATTCTAGCTGTTCTTGCAGTCATGATTATTCCTGTTCCACCAATTGTACTTGATTTACTTTTAGCGACAACTCTTTCATTTTCAATCATTATTCTATTAGTTTCTGTTTATACAAAGAAGCCATTAGAATTTTCTACTTTTCCGGCGGTTCTACTTGTAACAACACTTTTTCGTCTCTCTCTAAACGTAGCATCAACTCGAAATATTTTACTTCGTTCTGGAAGTGAGGGGACAAGTGCTGCTGGTGAGATCATTAGAAGTTTTGGTGAATTCGTTGTTGAAGGGAACTTTGTTGTTGGTATCATCGTTTTTATCATCTTAGTAATTATTAACTTCATGGTAATCACAAAAGGTGCTGGAAGAGTTGCAGAAGTTGGTGCTCGTTTCACGTTAGATGCAATGCCTGGTAAACAGATGGCCATTGATGCCGATTTAAATGCCGGACTTATCAATGATGCTGAAGCAAAGCAAAGACGAGCTGAAGTTGCTGAAGAAGCTGACTTTTACGGGTCGATGGATGGTGCTTCCAAATTCGTACGAGGGGATGCCATTGCAGGTATTCTAATTACTGCTATTAATGTTATTGGTGGAATTATTGTCGGTGTTGGCCAATATAATATGAACTTTAGCCAAGCAGCTGAAACATATACTCTATTAACGGTAGGGGATGGGCTTGTTTCTCAAATTCCAGCTCTAATTATTTCAACTGCTGCCGGTATTATTGCAACAAGAAATACAAGTGAAGATAATCTTGGTGCTCAAATGAGTAAGCAATTTAAGCTTCACCCAAAAGCAATCTTAATTGCAGGTTGTGTGCTTCTTATTTTCTCACTTATTCCAGGGCTTCCAAAACTACCATTTATTGTTGTCGGTTTAGCTCTTCTTTTTGTTTCAAATAAAATGGAAAATGAAATTGCTCAGGAGAAAGTTGCAGCTGAATCAGTTGTTGAAGACGAGAAGAAATCGACTCCAGAGTCACTTGAGGATCTCCTTAATCTTGAACTTGTTGAATTAGAAGTTGGATATGGACTTGTAAATCTCGTTGATTCATCACAAAACGGTGATTTACTTGAGCGTATCACATATATGAGAAAGCAATTTGCTCTGGATTGGGGTGTTATCATTCCATCTGTTCGTATTAAAGATAACCTGGAACTTGCTCCAGGTGGTTATTCTTTAAAGATTAAAGGTGTCGAAATTGCTCAAGGTGAACTTGTTCCTGATCACTTCCTGGCCATGGACCCTGGTAGTGTCATTGAGAAAATTGATGGAATTGAAACAATTGAGCCAGTTTTCGGTCTTCCTGCCGTGTGGATCACAGAAGATCAGAAAGATGATGCAGGATTTAATGGTTATACAGTAGTAGACTTATCAACTGTTCTTGCAACTCACTTGACTGAAATACTCAGAACTAATTTACATGAATTATTTGGACGCCAAGAACTTGTTCGTGTTCTTGATAATTTTAAAGAACATTATCCAAAAATTGTTGCGGATCTCGTTCCAGATATTCTTCCTCTAGGAGCTGTTTTAAAGGTATTACAGAACCTTTTAAGGGAAAATGTTTCCATTCGTGACCTAAGAACAATCTTAGAGTCTTTATCTGAATATGGAGTGAAAATTAAGGATACAGATCTTCTGACAGAAAATGTCAGACAATCGTTATACCGCACTATCACTGAGTCTATTAAGTCTCCAAATGGTGATTTGCCGATATTTACGTTAGATCGTAAAATAGAAGAGCAGGTTGCTGGCAATCTCATACAAACAGAAAATGGTCAACAAGTTTCTTTAGACCCAAGAATTACCCAATCGATTTTGGCCAGTTTAAATGAGAAAATAGAGGAGGCAACGAATATGGGTGAAAAAATGGTTGTTCTATGTTCACCTGTTATCCGTGGCCACTTTAAGAAATTAACAGAAAAATTCATACCAAACTTAATTGTTGTAAGTCATAATGAATTAAGTCCAGATGTGAATATTAGATCGCTTGGAACGGTGAGGTTATAG
- a CDS encoding flagellar biosynthetic protein FliO, whose product MAKRFKLLFLALSLITANAYARVEIGKVELTKDGSTGVVTIALKGNYRDTPELTIKDDIIQVALDGTIVWPKIEKQVSVNNKFDTKLMAYQFNKDVARVRAILPYELRGKEDKVSLEVGDNQIKMFFPISASKKQVAVTRAATPKKAPAKTKKAEAYDESYLEKLLKDKEEVTKNEKPNNKKLNDTNDSLLALAKEKKQQVEDSVSSLSSGVEKGGFQMSTYIFKFIGFFALFAAGIFFLMNFFRKGMLKKGGLGIFSSAKMVEVLSTTYLAPKRSLLVVRVQKQVFLMAQSEKGMDFLTEIEDTSAFFKEGEKQITGSNFDTNLDSANEGSKEFKLKEVTQNMHEASNSTRSSQEAILNSLAGQATSEEKVSLTAQIKKKVKDMKSLQ is encoded by the coding sequence ATGGCCAAACGATTTAAATTATTATTTTTAGCACTTTCTTTAATAACAGCAAATGCTTATGCAAGAGTTGAAATTGGAAAAGTTGAGTTAACTAAAGATGGAAGTACTGGTGTTGTAACCATTGCGTTAAAAGGTAACTACCGAGATACTCCTGAGTTAACAATTAAGGATGATATTATTCAAGTTGCTCTTGATGGAACAATTGTTTGGCCAAAAATTGAAAAACAAGTTTCTGTGAATAATAAGTTTGATACGAAACTTATGGCGTATCAATTCAATAAAGATGTTGCTCGTGTACGTGCCATTCTTCCTTATGAACTAAGAGGTAAGGAAGATAAAGTAAGTTTAGAGGTTGGAGATAACCAAATAAAAATGTTCTTTCCAATTTCAGCTTCTAAAAAACAAGTTGCTGTAACAAGAGCAGCTACTCCAAAGAAGGCTCCTGCTAAAACTAAAAAAGCAGAAGCATATGATGAAAGTTACTTAGAAAAACTTTTAAAAGATAAAGAAGAAGTAACAAAGAACGAAAAACCTAATAATAAGAAACTAAATGATACAAATGATTCTCTTCTAGCATTAGCAAAAGAGAAAAAACAACAAGTAGAAGATAGCGTAAGCTCTCTTTCTTCTGGAGTTGAAAAGGGTGGATTTCAAATGTCGACTTATATTTTTAAATTTATCGGATTCTTCGCTCTTTTTGCTGCCGGTATCTTCTTTCTAATGAACTTTTTTAGAAAGGGAATGCTTAAGAAAGGTGGATTAGGAATCTTCTCTAGTGCAAAGATGGTTGAAGTATTATCGACAACATATCTTGCCCCAAAAAGAAGTCTTCTTGTTGTTAGAGTTCAAAAACAAGTCTTTTTAATGGCACAGTCAGAAAAAGGTATGGATTTTTTAACAGAGATTGAAGATACATCAGCTTTCTTTAAGGAAGGTGAAAAACAAATCACTGGATCTAACTTTGATACAAACCTTGATTCTGCAAATGAAGGTTCAAAAGAATTTAAGTTAAAAGAAGTAACTCAAAATATGCATGAAGCAAGCAACTCTACAAGATCTTCACAGGAAGCAATTTTAAATAGTCTAGCAGGACAAGCAACAAGTGAAGAGAAGGTGAGTCTTACTGCTCAAATTAAGAAAAAAGTAAAAGACATGAAGTCTTTACAATAG
- the fliP gene encoding flagellar type III secretion system pore protein FliP (The bacterial flagellar biogenesis protein FliP forms a type III secretion system (T3SS)-type pore required for flagellar assembly.) — protein sequence MKNLLKALLVFSIGGWLSTIFAQQSTNLGLPGLSVNFGQGVDLVDTIELTVLFTVLTLAPAVLILCTCFTRIIVVLSFMRQAIGTQSMPPNQLLIGFAMFLSVFVMQPTGEDIYNNAIKPYMDKKISTTLALDRIEGSLRGFMNKQVRKADIGLFYDVTGRQAPQSINDVPIHFLIPAFIISELKTAFQIGFLLYIPFLILDMVVASVLMAMGMMMLPPVVISLPFKLLLFVLVDGWQLVTGSLLRSFN from the coding sequence ATGAAGAACCTTTTAAAAGCATTATTAGTATTTAGTATCGGCGGATGGCTAAGTACGATCTTTGCACAGCAGTCAACGAACCTGGGGCTTCCAGGACTTTCTGTTAATTTTGGTCAAGGTGTTGATCTAGTCGATACGATCGAGTTAACGGTCCTTTTTACAGTTCTTACGTTAGCACCAGCTGTATTAATTCTTTGTACATGTTTTACGAGAATTATCGTTGTTCTATCTTTCATGAGACAGGCCATTGGAACTCAAAGTATGCCACCAAACCAACTACTAATTGGTTTTGCAATGTTTCTATCTGTTTTTGTGATGCAGCCAACTGGTGAAGATATTTATAATAATGCTATTAAGCCATATATGGATAAGAAGATATCAACGACTCTTGCTCTTGATCGAATTGAAGGGTCTCTTCGTGGATTCATGAATAAACAAGTACGTAAAGCTGATATCGGTCTTTTCTATGATGTAACAGGAAGACAGGCACCACAATCAATTAATGATGTTCCTATTCATTTTTTGATTCCTGCATTTATTATTTCTGAATTGAAGACGGCCTTTCAAATTGGCTTCTTACTTTATATCCCATTTCTCATTTTAGATATGGTTGTTGCCTCTGTTTTAATGGCCATGGGGATGATGATGCTTCCTCCGGTTGTTATTTCATTGCCTTTTAAATTATTACTCTTTGTTCTTGTAGACGGTTGGCAACTGGTCACAGGTTCACTACTAAGGTCTTTTAACTAA
- the flhB gene encoding flagellar biosynthesis protein FlhB — MAEETDQEKTEDPSQHRIDESKRKGEVASSKELTSVLVLAACIMTLGLSLLFIYQEMEEFIRWIMYLDPATAFTEKSLKTIANKTASTALVCAAPVCLVALCMGIVANVAQIGFIYAPEVLEWKPERIDPIKGIKKLFSMKAVVEAVKGVLKFVFILGIVYFYMKEDIASFVGFLHVDFFQAFVIGKDILIKLGFAILAGLVVIAIADFAYQKYSHKKKLMMTKEEAKRESKEQDGSPEVKQRIRSIQREQAQKRMLADIPTADVIVTNPTHISIVLKYDQENMVAPGVVGKGADHLAMRIREIAKEHNIPIVENVPLARALYKSVKVGEGVPRTLYKAVAEVLAFVYKLKRKNKALS; from the coding sequence GTGGCCGAAGAAACAGATCAGGAAAAAACGGAAGATCCATCCCAGCATCGAATTGACGAATCGAAAAGAAAGGGTGAGGTCGCATCCTCAAAAGAACTAACCAGTGTGTTAGTACTGGCCGCCTGTATCATGACATTAGGTCTTTCTCTTCTTTTCATTTATCAAGAAATGGAAGAATTCATTAGATGGATTATGTATCTTGATCCAGCGACTGCCTTTACTGAAAAATCACTTAAAACAATTGCTAATAAAACAGCTTCTACGGCCCTTGTTTGTGCCGCTCCTGTTTGTCTTGTCGCTCTTTGTATGGGGATCGTTGCAAACGTCGCTCAAATCGGATTCATCTATGCTCCTGAAGTTTTAGAGTGGAAACCAGAAAGAATTGATCCAATAAAGGGAATAAAGAAACTATTCTCAATGAAAGCAGTTGTTGAGGCCGTTAAAGGTGTCTTAAAATTTGTTTTCATTCTAGGAATTGTATATTTTTATATGAAAGAAGATATTGCATCTTTTGTAGGTTTTCTTCATGTTGACTTCTTTCAAGCATTTGTAATCGGAAAAGATATTCTCATTAAGTTAGGTTTTGCAATCCTAGCAGGTCTTGTTGTTATTGCTATCGCTGATTTTGCTTATCAAAAGTATTCTCACAAAAAGAAACTCATGATGACAAAAGAAGAAGCAAAAAGAGAATCAAAAGAACAAGATGGTTCTCCTGAAGTTAAGCAAAGAATTCGTAGTATTCAAAGAGAGCAGGCCCAAAAGAGAATGCTTGCAGATATACCGACAGCAGATGTAATTGTCACAAACCCAACACATATCTCAATTGTTTTAAAATACGATCAAGAAAATATGGTGGCCCCTGGGGTTGTTGGAAAAGGTGCTGATCACCTTGCAATGAGAATTAGAGAAATTGCTAAAGAACACAATATTCCAATTGTAGAAAATGTGCCTTTAGCAAGAGCATTATATAAATCAGTAAAAGTTGGGGAAGGAGTTCCTCGCACACTTTATAAAGCAGTCGCTGAGGTATTAGCGTTTGTTTATAAGCTTAAGAGAAAGAACAAAGCTCTAAGTTAA
- a CDS encoding flagellar biosynthetic protein FliR, translated as MTIQITDIVPIIAFWLIFTRLLAINFQLPIYDNLPIPMMVKILSTLVMSFCFFPYIQGEVVKDIMYVGKDNFWALTIIYTLIGLIIGYLVKSIMGIFLSAGSIITQQIGFAAIRYFDPSSGQQVGPFEKLIQWTVLVMVISSGALLPMFKGIFQSFYSIHIYDMGVFAKSHIFYIEAFKSIFVAALMLATPLIFTNMLISSILGIIARTVPQMNIIMVSFVVNIGLGLLVFTATSDEFFHVAFKMYTERLGEWFNFIL; from the coding sequence ATGACAATTCAAATCACTGACATTGTCCCTATAATCGCCTTTTGGTTAATCTTTACCAGATTACTTGCTATTAACTTTCAGCTACCTATTTATGATAACTTACCAATCCCAATGATGGTAAAGATCCTTTCAACTCTTGTTATGAGTTTTTGCTTCTTTCCATATATTCAAGGTGAAGTAGTCAAGGACATCATGTATGTGGGAAAAGATAACTTCTGGGCCCTCACTATTATTTACACACTCATTGGATTGATAATTGGATATTTGGTAAAATCAATCATGGGTATCTTCCTGTCAGCAGGTAGTATTATTACCCAGCAAATTGGATTTGCAGCGATTCGCTATTTTGATCCTTCTTCAGGTCAACAAGTGGGTCCTTTCGAAAAACTTATACAATGGACTGTTCTTGTAATGGTTATATCTTCCGGAGCACTTTTACCGATGTTTAAAGGGATTTTCCAATCTTTTTATTCAATTCATATCTACGATATGGGTGTCTTTGCGAAGTCTCATATTTTCTATATTGAAGCTTTTAAATCAATTTTTGTTGCTGCCCTTATGCTTGCAACACCATTGATTTTTACAAATATGCTCATCAGTTCGATTCTAGGAATTATTGCTCGAACTGTACCACAAATGAATATCATTATGGTGAGCTTTGTCGTTAATATTGGCCTAGGTCTACTAGTATTCACGGCAACAAGCGATGAGTTCTTTCACGTTGCATTTAAAATGTATACGGAAAGATTAGGCGAGTGGTTTAACTTTATACTTTAA
- the coaE gene encoding dephospho-CoA kinase (Dephospho-CoA kinase (CoaE) performs the final step in coenzyme A biosynthesis.) encodes MKSSIKLKKKYISLKKDKRLYEMPCPIVGLTGGIATGKSTVSKILKEKNFPIIDADALVKEVYKSKESIEHLKKYYSQVINDEDEINFKLLREYFFQDIQIQNDIESLIYRQLPEIFLNAYKDLGSPKVIIYDVPLLFEKNLAPFIDFKVVVYCPRAKQVERLMARDGIEKDLACKILSKQINIEEKAKLADYVINNSGSAEDLNLKQFLDHFDF; translated from the coding sequence ATGAAATCATCCATTAAATTAAAAAAGAAATATATTTCTCTTAAAAAAGACAAGCGTCTTTACGAAATGCCATGCCCAATTGTTGGTCTTACAGGTGGAATTGCCACAGGAAAGTCAACAGTCTCAAAAATTTTAAAAGAAAAAAACTTCCCTATTATTGATGCGGATGCATTGGTTAAAGAAGTCTACAAATCTAAAGAGTCTATAGAGCATTTAAAAAAGTATTATTCACAAGTAATTAACGATGAGGATGAAATTAATTTCAAACTCCTTCGAGAATACTTCTTTCAAGATATTCAAATTCAAAACGATATCGAAAGTTTAATCTATCGCCAACTACCTGAGATATTTCTCAATGCATATAAAGACCTTGGTTCTCCAAAGGTTATAATCTACGACGTTCCTCTTTTATTTGAAAAAAACCTTGCACCATTTATTGATTTCAAAGTCGTGGTGTATTGCCCAAGAGCAAAACAAGTAGAGCGTTTAATGGCACGTGATGGAATCGAAAAGGACCTTGCCTGTAAGATCCTTTCTAAACAGATCAATATTGAAGAGAAGGCCAAACTTGCTGACTATGTCATTAATAACTCTGGCAGCGCTGAGGATCTTAATTTAAAACAATTCTTAGATCATTTTGACTTTTAG